The sequence below is a genomic window from Neomicrococcus aestuarii.
ATTCGGATGACAAGTTCGAAGGTTACCGGGTTCGTCTTGAAGACCAGCCGCTTGCGGACGTCCTGAACGAATCGACCACGAGCACCTCGGGCAAGATCGAGCACCGCGACGGCAAGTTCTTCGTGGAAACATCCCCTATGGACCTGGGCGAGAATTCCAGCCAAGCGCGCTTGGTGTTTACCGAAGCCACTATGTCCTTCACCTTCCCTGGAAAGATTGTGTCCGCGACGGATGGCGGCACGATCGAAGGCAACAAGGTCACCTACAATATTTTCGATCTTCAAGACGGCGCCGTTCTCTCCATCGAGGCAGAAGATTCCAGCGGACCAAACCTCACCTGGTTGTGGTGGGTCCTGGGTGGCGTTGTTCTGCTGGCGCTCGCAGCGCTCGTGTGGGTATTGACGCGCCGCAAGGCGAAGAACGACGCCGCAGCTACAGTTGCTGAAGGCGCTACCGTTCCGGCGGTCCCGACTAACGCTCCAGCCACCGTGGTTCCGCCTGTTCCGGATCACGCACCAACTGTGAAGCCTCGCGATACTGACACTGACGCTCACGACGCCAAGTAGGTTGCTCAGGCTCGCGACGATCAGTCGGTTCACGGCTGAATCTCAGATTGTGCAGCTGATGGCTGAGATACTCAGCGCTTTCGGCGGCACGAATTTAGCGCGGCCCCTCCGCGCGACTAAACTTGAAACGCATCTATCCACGTCTCGAAGGCTACTGACGCATGTCTGAAAACCCCACAGCAACAATTCCGCATCCCACTGACGAAACAGCCATCAACGCGGCGGTTGAGGCAGCGATTGCGGCGTTTGAGGCGGCCACTGATCTCGAAGAGCTCAAAGCCGCTCGTCTCGCTCACACGGGGGAGAAGGCCCCACTGACTCTCGCCAACCGTGAAATCGGAAAGCTGGAGAAGTCTGACAAGGCCATCGCCGGCAAGCTTTTGGGTGGAGGACGTGGTCGAGTGCAAAAGGCGCTTGCAGTTCGCACCGAAGTTCTTGAAGCTGAGCACGCTGAGAAGCTCTTGGTTGAGGAAACCGTGGACGTCACCGCAGCGCCGCGTCGTCGTCGTGTGGGTGCACGCCACCCGCTCTCCGTCTTGCAAGAGCGCGTTTCCGACATCTTCGTGGGTATGGGTTGGGAAATTGCCGAAGGTCCAGAAGTAGAACACGAGTGGTTCAACTTCGACTCCTTGAACTTCAAGCCGGATCACCCTGCGCGCGAAATGCAGGACACCTTCTTCGTGGATCCACCAGAGGCCCACTTGGTGCTGCGCACGCACACCTCACCGGTGCAGACCCGCTCGATGCTTGAGCGCGAACTCCCGGTCTACGTGTTGTGCCCGGGACGTACGTTCCGCACCGACGAGCTCGATTCCACTCACACCCCGGTGTTCCACCAGTTTGAAGGCCTTGCCGTTGACAAGGGCCTGACCATGGCGGATCTGCGCGGAACGCTGGAGCACTTTGCTCGTCAGATGTTCGGCGAAGAAGCCAAGATTCGTCTGCGCCCGGCTTACTTCCCGTTCACCGAGCCATCCGCCGAGCTAGACATTTGGCACCCAGGTGCCAAGGGCGGTCCTCGCTGGATCGAGTGGGGTGGCTGCGGCATGGTGAACCCCAACGTGTTGCGTGCTTCGGGAATCGACCCAGACGTGTACACCGGTTTTGCTTTCGGTATGGGCATCGAGCGCACGCTCATGTTCCGCAATGACGTTTCTGATATGCGCGACATGATCGAAGGCGATGTCCGCTTCAGCCAGCACTTCGGGATGGAGATCTAATTCATGCGAATTCCACTTTCATGGTTGCGCGAATACGCGCAGGTACCAGCAGACGCAACTGCTGAAGACGTCATGGCTGACCTGGTTAAGGTTGGCCTCGAAGAAGAGGACGTACACCGACCTCTCGATGAAATCTCTGGCCCCATTGTGGTGGGCCAGGTCCTTGACCTCGTCAAGGAAGAGCAGAGCAACGGCAAGACCATCAACTGGTGCCACGTCCGCGTAGTTCCAGAAGGCCAAGAGCAGACCCTCACCGGCGACGGTATTGACCCGAGCGGTGTGCAGGGAATTGTGTGTGGAGCCCACAACTTCGAGGTCGGGGACAAGGTAGTTGTCACCCTTCCCGGAGCCGTTTTGCCAGGTGATTTCCGCATTGCACCCCGTAAGACCTACGGACACGTTTCTGCGGGCATGATCGCTTCCGTCCGTGAACTCGGTATTGGCGATGACCACGATGGCATCTTGGTGCTCTCACGCATCGGTCTTGACCCGGAGCTCGGCACCGATGTGCTGGAACTCTTGGGACTTCGCGATGAAGCTGCAGAAATCAACGTCACCCCTGACCGCGGCTATTGCTTCTCGATCCGCGGCGTCGCCCGCGAGTACGCACTCGCCACCAACACGGTCTTCACCGATCCCGTAGCCCAGGTCACCGCCCCTGCAGCCACCACCGACGGCTACCCAGTACGCCTCGAAGACCAGAACCCGATCTACGGCGTTCCCGGTTGCGATCGCTTCGTTGCCCGAGTGGTGCGCGGCGTGGATCCCAGCAAGCCAACCCCACCGTGGATGGCCTCCCGTCTTCGCTTGGCAGGAATGCGCTCGATCTCCTTGATCGTGGACATC
It includes:
- a CDS encoding LppM family (lipo)protein, producing MKKSAKIVPLLLAMVFLLTGCVKMNMDFVVNADDTADLSMIMAVEKETLDGQSFDDFLNQYAGGSDPFEGLPENATKEAYSDDKFEGYRVRLEDQPLADVLNESTTSTSGKIEHRDGKFFVETSPMDLGENSSQARLVFTEATMSFTFPGKIVSATDGGTIEGNKVTYNIFDLQDGAVLSIEAEDSSGPNLTWLWWVLGGVVLLALAALVWVLTRRKAKNDAAATVAEGATVPAVPTNAPATVVPPVPDHAPTVKPRDTDTDAHDAK
- the pheS gene encoding phenylalanine--tRNA ligase subunit alpha; this encodes MSENPTATIPHPTDETAINAAVEAAIAAFEAATDLEELKAARLAHTGEKAPLTLANREIGKLEKSDKAIAGKLLGGGRGRVQKALAVRTEVLEAEHAEKLLVEETVDVTAAPRRRRVGARHPLSVLQERVSDIFVGMGWEIAEGPEVEHEWFNFDSLNFKPDHPAREMQDTFFVDPPEAHLVLRTHTSPVQTRSMLERELPVYVLCPGRTFRTDELDSTHTPVFHQFEGLAVDKGLTMADLRGTLEHFARQMFGEEAKIRLRPAYFPFTEPSAELDIWHPGAKGGPRWIEWGGCGMVNPNVLRASGIDPDVYTGFAFGMGIERTLMFRNDVSDMRDMIEGDVRFSQHFGMEI